Proteins encoded by one window of Clostridium perfringens:
- a CDS encoding DUF1002 domain-containing protein — MKVLCGAIVSTFMFGMATPVFAQSEKTEAVVTLGANLTKSERLQMLDAFGVKANEVKIIDVTNQDIREQLGLDTSKPIPASSQSISSSYVVVKDKGGINVTTNNLTEVTGSMLANALLTSGVNNADVKADAPFKVTGTAALAGILKGFEDASGEELSLPKKEAAREEISLTNNLSNAKTKDGQTLGKDEAAVVVNDIKTDVIKDKPKNDEEIGKIVNNVTNNYNILLTQGQQEQTIKFMSKINDLDYNYGAMKESLNQMNDKLQQILKDTGKQLEESGLLEKALNGIKNVLVDIKDFLVNMFSSASEKVKDGITYDENGNIVIKTGNNSDESKNEESIQDKPQTQSNDNNQNKENEQGQNQTK; from the coding sequence ATGAAAGTTCTTTGTGGAGCAATAGTTAGTACATTCATGTTTGGAATGGCTACTCCAGTATTTGCACAAAGTGAAAAAACTGAGGCTGTAGTAACTTTAGGAGCTAATTTAACAAAGTCAGAAAGATTACAAATGTTAGATGCTTTTGGAGTAAAAGCTAATGAGGTTAAAATAATAGATGTAACTAATCAAGATATAAGAGAACAATTAGGTTTAGATACAAGTAAACCAATACCTGCTAGCAGTCAATCAATATCAAGTTCTTACGTGGTGGTTAAGGACAAAGGTGGAATAAATGTAACTACTAACAATTTAACAGAGGTAACAGGAAGTATGCTTGCTAATGCTCTTCTTACTTCAGGGGTAAATAATGCTGATGTAAAGGCTGATGCTCCATTTAAGGTTACAGGAACAGCTGCCTTAGCTGGTATTTTAAAAGGATTTGAAGATGCATCAGGAGAGGAGTTATCTCTTCCAAAGAAAGAGGCTGCAAGAGAGGAAATTTCTTTAACTAATAATTTAAGTAATGCTAAAACTAAAGATGGACAAACATTAGGAAAAGATGAAGCCGCTGTAGTAGTAAATGATATTAAAACTGATGTAATTAAAGATAAACCTAAAAATGATGAGGAAATAGGTAAGATAGTAAACAATGTTACAAATAACTATAATATACTTTTAACACAAGGGCAACAAGAACAAACAATAAAATTTATGTCTAAAATAAATGATTTAGATTATAACTATGGTGCTATGAAAGAATCCTTAAATCAAATGAATGATAAGCTTCAACAAATATTAAAAGACACAGGAAAACAATTAGAAGAAAGTGGTCTTTTAGAAAAAGCATTAAATGGTATAAAAAATGTTTTAGTTGATATTAAGGATTTTCTAGTAAATATGTTTAGCTCAGCTAGTGAAAAAGTTAAAGATGGAATAACTTACGATGAAAATGGCAATATAGTTATAAAAACAGGAAATAATTCTGATGAATCAAAGAATGAAGAAAGTATCCAAGATAAGCCACAAACTCAGTCAAATGATAATAATCAAAATAAAGAAAATGAACAAGGACAAAATCAAACAAAATAA
- a CDS encoding AAA family ATPase translates to MVNKEIIENGFFKIEKKLNEEFIGQKTFNKELCDYFKDKIEEDSKGILLIVEERDIFKNSVLKYFFEELNYYKFVKNSKIDEIDLAAYKFNLGYNAFLTDLYEKLNNDSQCLVFKNTDKASEDILNVLSGISPNSCIMLKDNYVIKNKFLVEAEEIDEDIVNKIICNNKFFIFLYNKDKGEELEIIDNEFLINKDKTLYRKALSEKDKNKVIKKKLLKEINKVKELFDIDIIIGVDENPDVEEKSGVCTYIEDNFREKGSLSLDQYISYKICKPIINIIRKEAIEANSRLLIYVEDDEIFCKSNDEVYDLSKYSNPTLEEVRYKLESIIGMKELKEFIDKIENNFKVQKIREKLGLKTTQISLNMIFAGNAGTGKTNAARITFEYLYALGMIKENIFKEVSKADFIGEGISNTARRTNEIIESALGGVLFIDEAYSLCTDENDKAGREIVDALLKGIEDNRDNITVILAGYEKDMETFLSFNQGLKSRFPNVIKFEDYNPSEMYEIAVNIAKSKGYRIAKSAKAGLIELFTKNQMVGKSDLGNARFVRNIVENAIMDASKKYLVNKERAIDLLEKDNFNFKVSAKFDLEEKLKEIIGLEEVKEFLRSQYKLIVAQEKRKSVGVNTKIEQNLNMIFAGNPGTGKTSIARLVAEMLNSMGLLKVGQLVETDRSSFVSDIPGETSKKTEEKFKEALGGVLFIDEAYTLANDSIGREAIETLLKLIEDYSREVIVILAGYEEEMENFFDVNIGLRSRFPLWTKFEDYNPNELLEMAIKLVEAKGFKLSKNGYSELKKNFVEIYENADAQSGNGRMVRNYVEQLIRNQSIRIAESDISVYEMNLINTKDIKAMNAIKYDNHFDLEKKLNNLIGNEELKDFLRGQYKLMKIREKRKKLGFQVDLNKYMNMVFTGESGTGKKTVLNIYSEMLYSMGIIKAKNIVQIDKYEFMAMINSGMKVEDILNKHVGKILYIDKWNTFFGEERYNEIVSDLIKFIDNNSNRIVIVLGGIRGKMKDLILTNEGLNYRFPIWVDFGNYNERELYDIASSTLVKKGFTLDEEAETALENAIGDIQKRMGELALKNGLMIKQFLDSLVRVQSIRVCDEDFDINTINRIISEDILKSTEIFLKKNTTQNGSF, encoded by the coding sequence ATGGTGAATAAAGAGATTATAGAAAATGGATTTTTTAAAATAGAAAAAAAGCTAAATGAAGAATTTATAGGACAAAAAACTTTCAATAAGGAGTTATGTGATTACTTTAAAGATAAAATAGAGGAAGATAGCAAAGGTATATTGCTTATAGTAGAGGAAAGAGACATATTTAAAAATAGTGTACTAAAATACTTTTTCGAAGAACTTAATTATTATAAGTTTGTTAAGAATAGTAAAATTGATGAGATTGATTTAGCTGCATATAAGTTTAATTTAGGGTACAATGCCTTTTTAACAGATTTATATGAAAAATTAAATAATGACTCTCAATGTTTAGTATTTAAAAATACAGATAAAGCAAGTGAAGATATATTAAATGTTCTTTCAGGAATAAGCCCTAATTCTTGTATAATGCTAAAAGATAATTATGTAATAAAAAATAAATTTTTAGTTGAAGCTGAAGAAATTGATGAGGATATTGTAAATAAAATTATTTGTAATAATAAATTCTTCATATTCCTTTATAACAAGGATAAAGGTGAAGAACTTGAAATAATAGATAATGAATTCCTAATAAATAAAGACAAGACCTTATATAGAAAAGCCTTAAGCGAAAAGGATAAAAACAAAGTAATAAAGAAAAAGCTATTAAAAGAAATAAATAAGGTTAAGGAGCTTTTTGATATTGACATAATAATAGGAGTAGATGAAAATCCAGATGTAGAAGAAAAATCAGGGGTTTGTACTTATATAGAAGATAACTTTAGGGAAAAAGGAAGTTTAAGCCTAGATCAATACATATCATATAAGATTTGTAAGCCTATAATCAATATAATTAGAAAAGAAGCTATTGAAGCAAATAGTAGATTACTTATATATGTAGAAGATGATGAAATCTTTTGTAAATCAAATGATGAGGTTTATGATTTAAGCAAGTATAGCAATCCAACCTTAGAAGAGGTTAGATATAAATTAGAATCTATAATTGGTATGAAAGAGCTTAAGGAGTTTATAGATAAGATTGAAAATAACTTTAAGGTTCAAAAAATAAGAGAGAAACTTGGATTAAAGACTACACAAATCTCATTAAATATGATATTTGCTGGAAATGCTGGTACTGGTAAAACTAATGCAGCAAGAATAACCTTTGAGTATTTATATGCCTTAGGTATGATAAAAGAAAATATATTTAAAGAGGTTAGTAAAGCAGATTTTATAGGAGAAGGAATTAGTAATACAGCAAGAAGAACTAATGAAATAATAGAATCAGCTTTAGGTGGAGTATTATTTATAGATGAGGCCTATTCCTTATGTACAGATGAAAATGATAAGGCAGGTCGTGAAATAGTAGATGCTTTATTAAAAGGAATAGAAGATAACAGAGACAATATAACTGTTATTTTAGCTGGGTATGAGAAGGATATGGAAACTTTCCTAAGTTTTAACCAAGGATTAAAATCTAGATTTCCAAATGTAATTAAGTTTGAGGACTATAATCCTTCAGAGATGTATGAAATAGCAGTTAATATTGCTAAGTCAAAGGGATATAGAATAGCTAAAAGTGCAAAGGCTGGACTTATTGAATTATTTACTAAAAACCAAATGGTTGGGAAAAGTGATTTAGGAAATGCAAGATTTGTTAGAAATATTGTAGAAAATGCAATAATGGATGCATCTAAGAAGTATTTAGTGAATAAGGAGAGAGCTATTGATCTTCTAGAAAAAGATAATTTTAACTTTAAGGTAAGTGCAAAATTTGATTTAGAAGAAAAGTTAAAAGAAATAATAGGCCTTGAAGAGGTTAAGGAATTTTTAAGAAGCCAATATAAGCTTATAGTAGCTCAAGAAAAGAGAAAATCTGTTGGAGTAAATACGAAAATAGAGCAAAATTTAAATATGATATTTGCAGGTAACCCTGGAACAGGAAAGACTAGTATAGCAAGATTAGTAGCTGAAATGTTAAATAGCATGGGGCTTTTAAAGGTTGGACAATTAGTTGAAACAGACAGATCAAGTTTTGTTTCAGATATTCCTGGAGAAACTTCAAAGAAAACTGAAGAAAAATTTAAAGAAGCCTTAGGTGGAGTTTTATTTATTGATGAAGCTTATACTTTAGCTAATGATTCCATAGGTAGAGAAGCTATAGAGACACTTCTTAAATTAATAGAAGACTATTCAAGAGAAGTAATAGTTATTTTAGCAGGATATGAAGAAGAGATGGAGAATTTCTTTGATGTTAATATAGGATTAAGATCAAGATTCCCACTTTGGACTAAATTTGAAGACTACAATCCTAATGAACTTTTAGAAATGGCAATAAAATTAGTAGAAGCTAAGGGATTTAAACTTTCTAAAAATGGATATTCAGAGCTTAAAAAGAATTTCGTTGAGATATATGAAAACGCAGATGCTCAATCAGGAAATGGAAGAATGGTAAGAAACTATGTTGAGCAACTTATAAGAAATCAAAGTATTAGAATTGCAGAAAGTGATATAAGTGTTTATGAAATGAACCTTATAAACACAAAAGATATAAAGGCTATGAATGCAATAAAATATGATAATCACTTTGATTTAGAGAAAAAGTTAAATAATTTAATTGGAAATGAAGAGCTTAAGGATTTTCTTAGAGGACAATATAAACTTATGAAAATCAGAGAAAAGAGAAAGAAACTTGGTTTTCAAGTTGATTTAAATAAGTATATGAATATGGTCTTTACTGGAGAAAGTGGAACAGGGAAAAAGACAGTTTTAAATATATATTCAGAAATGCTATATAGTATGGGGATAATCAAGGCAAAAAACATAGTTCAAATAGATAAATATGAATTTATGGCAATGATTAATTCAGGTATGAAAGTTGAAGATATATTAAATAAACATGTTGGAAAAATATTATATATAGACAAATGGAATACTTTCTTTGGAGAAGAAAGATACAATGAAATAGTATCTGATCTTATAAAATTCATAGATAATAATAGCAATAGAATAGTTATTGTTCTTGGTGGAATAAGAGGCAAGATGAAAGATCTTATTTTAACTAATGAGGGATTAAATTATAGATTCCCTATTTGGGTTGACTTTGGAAACTACAATGAAAGGGAATTATATGACATAGCTTCAAGCACTTTAGTTAAGAAAGGTTTTACTTTAGATGAAGAAGCTGAAACTGCTTTAGAAAATGCTATTGGAGATATACAAAAGAGAATGGGAGAGCTAGCACTTAAAAATGGTCTTATGATTAAGCAATTTTTAGATAGCTTAGTAAGAGTACAAAGTATTAGAGTTTGTGATGAAGATTTTGATATAAACACAATAAATAGAATTATATCAGAGGATATATTAAAGAGTACTGAAATCTTTTTAAAGAAAAATACAACTCAAAATGGAAGTTTTTAA